In the genome of Salana multivorans, the window AGCGCCATCGCCAGGGTCAGTCCGACCGCGGCGAGCCGGGAGCGGACGGGAGACGTCGTCGTCATGTCTCCCGAACCTAGCCGGAAGTGCCAGGGATTTCGCGGCGAGCGAGCGCCGCTCGGGTCAGGCGATCCCGGCGAGGAACGCGCGGACGTCGGCGAGCTCGGTGCCGTCGATCGCGTGCGGCAGGCCCGGGTAGGCGCGCTCGACCAGGTCGGTGTGCGCCGTGAGCCACTCACCGGTCAGCTCGGTGGCGACGGGCGGGATGACCGGGTCGGCCGTCCCGTGCCCGAAGAACGCCGGGACGCGCGGGTCGAGCGCGGCGAGCCGCGCGTCGTCCTCGGCGGTCGCCGCGTCCCCGACGCCGGCGACGAACCCCGAGAGCACGACGACGCCGGCGACCAGCTCCGGCGCGGTCCGCAGGGCCTGGAGCGCGACGGTCGACCCCTGGCTGAACCCGGCGAGCACGACCCGCCGTCCCGCCGCGTGCGCGGCGAGCCAGGACAGCAGCGCGTCGGCCGCCTCGCGCACGGCGGGCAGGGACGGCAGCTCGATGGCCTCGAGCGACGGCAGCGGGAACCACGCCCAGGCGCCGGGGCCGAGCGCGAGCGGCGCGCGCAGGAAGACGGTCTCGCCGTCGAACCCGAGGTGCGGCCAGAGGGGGAGGAGGTCGCGCTCGCTCGCGCCGTACCCGTGGAGCACGACGAGCAGCGGCCGGCCGGTGCCGTCGGACGCGGCCGAGGACGCCGGCGGCGAGGGGGAGGTGCGGCGGACGGTGGCGGCATCGTCGATCGTGAGGGCCATCCCCCCATCCTGCCGACACCCGGGGGCGACCGGGAACGGGTCGGCCAGTATGGTTGTTGCGTCAATTACCCGAGGGTGTGTCGGGGAACGGCGCCCCGGACGACACGGGGAGGCCACCCGGCGAGGAGAGGGGAGCGAGCGTGCCCGAGTCCCCTGACCCGCGCTGGCTGAGCGACACCGAGCTCGCGGCCTGGCTGCGGCTGCTCGCCGTCGTCGAGCTCCTCCCCGGGGCGCTCGACTCCCAGCTCCGACGCGACAGCTCGCTCACCCACTTCGAGTACCAGGTGCTGGCGATGCTGTCGGAGACGCCGGGCCGGACACTGCGGATGAGCGCCCTCGCCGAGCGGACCAACGCGACGCTCCCGCGCCTGTCGCACGTCGTGACGCGGATGGCCGAGCGCTCGCTCGTCGAGCGGAGCACGTCGCCCGAGGACCGGCGCGCGACGGACGTCGTGCTGACGGATGCCGGCTGGGACGTGCTCGTGGACGCGGCGCCCGGCCATGTGCGCACGGCACGCGAGTCGGCCTTCGACGCCCTCACCCCCGAGCAGGTCGACCAGCTCGCCGCGATCGCCGGTGCCATGCTGACCCGGCTCGACCCCGAGGGCCACATGTCGGGCCCGGTGGACGGGTGCCGAGCCGGGGTTCGTACGATGGGGGCCGAGGAGGAACGATGACCAACAGCATTCCGCGCGTGGACTTCTGGTTCGACCCCGCGTGCCCCTGGGCCTGGATGACGTCCCGCTGGATCGTGGAGGTGGCGTCGCAGCGCGACATCGACCTGCACTGGCACGTCATGTCGCTGGCCGTGCTCAACGAGGGACGCGACCTGCCCGCCGACTACCGCGCCCACATCGACCAGACCTGGGGACCGGTGCGCGTCGTCAACGCCGCCCGCGTCCGGCACGGCGAGGGCGTCGTCGGCGACCTCTACACGGCCTTCGGCACGCGGATCCACCTGCGCAAGCAGAGCGGGGACGAGCTGATCGCCGGGGCGCTGGCTGACGTCGGGCTCGAGTCCGACCTCGCCGACTACGCCGCCAGCGACGAGCTTGACGAGTCGCTGCGCGCCTCGCACGCCGAGGGCATCGCCCTGGTCGGCGAGGACGTGGGGACGCCCATCGTCGCGATCGACGGCAAGGGCTACTTCGGCCCGGTCGTGACGCCGGCGCCGACGGGCGAGGCCGCGCTGCGCCTGTTCGACGGCCTGCTGCTCCTGACGAGCGTCGACGGCTTCTACGAGCTGAAGAAGACGCGCACGTCCGGCCCGATCCTCGACTGATGTCCTCGGCCGTCAAGGTGACCCTCGGCGTGCTCGCCGGCGTCGTCGTCCTGCTCTTCGTCGTGCTCGTCTGGGCCCTGCTGCTGCGCGGCCCCGGCGGCACCGGGGCGAGCGGCGGCGAGAGCTCCACGAGCGAGACCAGCGCCTCGGGCGAGGACGCGACGGCCACCGATGACGGCACGGCGACGGAGTCGGACTCACCGTCGCAGGAGCCGACCCCCACGACGTCCGAGAGCACCCCGGCCGAGCTGGCGCCGGTGCCCGATGGCGCCCTGGAGCTGACGAGCTTCACGCTGCCGAGCCGGAACATCTCCTGCTCGATGAGCGAGTCCGGCGTCATCTGCGAGATCGGCGACTCGACGTTCACCCCGCCCGCGGGACCCACCTGCGACCTGCGCGGCAAGATCGTCGTCCTCTCGGACGACGGCGTCGAGCTGCCCTGTCCCGAGACCGCGCCGCCGGGACCGGACGAGGGGGCGGCGGTGCTCGAGTACGGGCAGACCAGCTCCGTCGGGACCTGGCTGTGCACGTCGAGCGACCGCGGCGTCGAGTGCAGCTCGCGCGCCGACGGCACCGGCTTCACCCTCGCCCGCGCGAGCTTCACCTCCTACGGTCCCGGCCGCCTGATGTAGCGACGACGCCCGGCGCGCCACCCGGTGTGACGCGCCGGGCGGGCGAGCCCGCGACTCGCCGTCGCGGCTCAGCCCGTCGGGCGCCCGGCGCCCGGGTGCAGCTCGACGGGGTTGGCCAGCTCGCCGATCCCCGCGATCCGCACCCGGGCGAGCTGCCCGGCCTCGACGGGCGCGCCCGTCCCGGGCGAGCCGGTGAGGACGACGTCGCCCGGGCCGAGCGTGAGGTACCGGGTGAGGTGGACGATCTGCTCCCGGATGGTCCAGCCGAGCCGGGCGACCGAGGAGTCCGCCGCGACGTGCCCGTCGACCAGCGTCTGCATCCCGACGTCGCCGCCGTCGAGGACGTCACGCGCGCCCTCCTCACCCAGCCACCCCGTCTCGATCCAGGGACCGAGCGGGGTGAACCCCTCGCCGTTCTTCGCCTGGAGGAGCAGGCCGTCGCGCTCGGTCTGGTCCATCAGCGTGACGTCGTTGCCGACGGTGTACCCGAGGACGACCGACTCGACCTCCTCCGGCCGCACGTGTCGCGCCGACCGGGCGATGACGACGGCCAGCTCGCACTCGACGACGAGCGAGCCGAGCCCGGGCTCCCGCAGGATCGGCTCACCCGGGCCGACCACGGTCCGCGCCGACTTCTGAAACGCCTGCTGCGGCAGCTCGCGGCCCTCGGGCCCCGAGTTGTGCGCCGCCCCGAGCACGAGGACCGGCTCGCACGGGGCGAGCAGGTGAGCACCGTCGAGGGGGTGGCTGGCGCCCGTCGGCGTGTGGTCGGTCAGCGACACCACCTCGACCCAGGCGTCCTCGCGCTGGACGACGTGGCGCGGCCCGGCCGGCGTGCGCAGCCTCGCGATCCTCACGCCGGCCCCTCCTCGGCGCGCAGGTCGAGCAGCACCTTGCTCGAGACGGCCGGGTCAACCGCGCGGTCGAAGGCCGCGACCGCCTCCCGGGCGGGGAAGACGTCGGTGACGACGGACGCGAGGCTCGGGTGCGCGGCGAGCAGCTCCACCGCCTGGTCGATCTCGTCGTCGAACCGGAACGAGCCGCGCAGGTCGATCTCGCGCGCGACGAGCGCGGCCAGCGTGTACGGCCTGGCCTGCGCCGGCAGCATCCCGACCGCGACGACGACCCCGCCGCGCCGGACGCTGCGCACGGCCGTGTCGAGCGCCGCGGGGACGCCGGCGCACTCCAGGACGACGTCGTAGCCCTCCGGCGTCGGCTCGGCCGACGTGAGGTCGACGACGGAGTCGACGCCGAGCCGGAGCGCGAGGCCGAGCGGGTGGGCCAGCACGTCGGACACCGTGACCTCGGCGCCGAGCGCGACGGCCGCGCCGGCGGCGAGCAGGCCGACCGGACCGGCCCCGGAGACCAGGACGCGCCGACCCGCAACGCCGCCGGCCCGGCGGATCGCGTGCAGCCCGACGCCGAGCGGCTCGGCCAGCGCCGCGGTCCGCAGCCCCAGCCCGTCGGGGAGCACGCGGACCTGGTCGGTCCGGACCGTGACGAGGGACTGGGCCGCGCCCTGCGTGTGCGGGAGCGTCGCGGCCGAGCCGAGGTACCGGGAGCCGGGCCAGATGCTCGGCCGGTCGAGGATGGCCGGCTCGGGCGTGCCCGGCGTCGCGGGGTGCAGCGTCACGGGCGTGCCGGGGGCGAGGACGCCGTCACCGTCGCGCACGACGGTTCCGGACATCTCGTGGCCGACGACCAGCGGCTCGACGACCTCGAACGCGCCGACGCGACCGTTGCGGTAGTAGTGGAGGTCGGACCCGCAGATCCCGACGTAGGCGACCGCGAGCTGCACCTCGCCCGGACCGGGCTCGACGGGCTCGCGCTCCTCCAGGCGCAGGTCCCCGGCACCGTGGACGACGACGGCGAGCATCACACCACCGCCGTCATTCCGCCGTCGACGAAGATCGTCTGGCCGTTGACGAAGTCGGCGGCCGGGGAGACCAGGTACAGCAGCGTGCCGACCAGGTCCTCGACCTGCCCCCACCGCGCGGCCGGCGTGCGGCCGGTCACCCAGGCGGAGAAGGCCTCGTCCTTGACGAGCGCGCGGGTGAGGTCCGTCTCGATGTATCCCGGCGCGAGCGCGTTGACCTGGATGCCGTGCGCGGCGAGGTCGGCGCACAGCCCGCGGGTGAGCATGACGATGCCGCCCTTGCTGGCGGAGTAGGGGGTGATGCTGGGGCGCGCGAGCTGGCTCTGCACCGACGCCGTGTTGACGATCTTCCCGCTGCCGCGCGCGATCATGCCGACCGCGACCCGCTGCGCGACGAGGAAGGGCGCCTTGAGGTTGACGGCGAGGATGGCGTCGAGGTCGGACTCGGGGAACTCCACCAGCGGGTGGCGACGCTGGATGCCCGCGTTGTTCACGAGGATGTCGATCGAGCCGAGGGCGGCCTCGACGTCGGCCACCCCGGCTCGGACGGCGGCGGCGTCGGTGACGTCGAAGGTGACGGCGTGCACCTGCGCGCCGGTCTCGTCGGCGAGGGCGGCGGCGGCCGCCTCGGTCTCGGCCGCGTCGATGCCGTGGACGGCGACGCGGGCGCCGGAGCTGGCGAGGCCGCGGGCGAACGTGAGGCCGATCCCGCGGCTGGAGCCGGTGACGAGGGCGGTCCGGCCCGTGATGTCGAAGGGGCTGGGGGCAGCGCTGGACAGGGTGGTGGTCATGGGGAACCTCTGCGGTAGGCGGGGGAGAGGGGCCGCGCCCGTCGCGGGGCTCGACCCGGGGACCGCATCGGGGCCGTGCCCGGTGCCGAGCGTCAGCCGAGGGGAGTGCCGTGGGGCGTAGGTCCGTGGCAGCTCGACCCCGGACTGCGGCGGCGCAGGGGCCCGGTCGATCGATGAGGGGTGCGTCGATGACGCATCCCGCTCACCGTAGCAGTCTGCTGAATGAAGTTCAACGCACTGAACAGTGCGCGTCCCCGGTGACGCCTAGTGGTGTGTGTCCGTCCCCAGCGCCATCGGGTTGGTGAGCTGCGAGACGGCGTGCCGCAGCGTCTCGACGACGGAGTCGAGCTCCTCGCGCGAGAGCGTCGGCGGGTCGGTCGGCACGATCCGGGAGATGTTGATGCCGAACGCGTGGTCGCCGCTCTGCCGGGGCGGGATGGCCATGGCGATCCCGACGACGTTGGGGAAGACCTCGCCCTCGTCGACCGCGTAGCCGCGTTCGCGGGTGAGGGCCAGCTTGGCGTGCAGCTGCTCGAGCGACCGGGTCGAGCGCGCGGTGAGCGCCGGGAAGGTCGTCTCGTCGTAGAGCTCGGTCACCTGCGCGGGGTCGAGGGTGGCCAGGAGCGCGGTCCCGATGGCCGTGAGCGCGGCGGGGTAGCGGTCGCCGACACCGGCGCCCGAGGTCAGCCGCAGCGGCGTGCGCCCCTCGTGCCGGGCGAGGTAGATGACCTCGCGGTCGTGCAGCACGGCGAGCTGGACGAGCTGACGCTGGAGAAGCGGTGACTCGGCGCAGATCCGGTAGAACTCCTTGATCTGGTCGAACTGCGTGAGATAGGCCCCGCCCAGCTCGACGGTGCGCCGGCCGAGGACGTAGCCGTTCGCGACCCGGGAGATCATCCTGCTCTCCTCGAGCACCGTGCAGACGTTCGACGTCGAGGACTTCGCCGCGCCGAGCGAGCGGGCGATCTCCGCCAGGCTCACCGGCTCGCCGGGGGACTGCGCCAGCAGGTCGAGAACGCGCATGGCGCGCGACACCGCGGGGGCAAGGCTGCGCTCGGCGGCGTCGGGGGCGGCGCCGTTCGACTCGTTCTCCGACTCGTTCTCGCGTCTCACAAGCGCGAGCCTAGTTGGGTCTCAGTAGAACTCGACCGTGTCGACCACGTTTCTCATCGGCTCGCCGTCGATGAAGCGCCGCGCGTTGTCGAGGAACAGCTCGGCGACGAGTCTCTCCTCGTGGTCGGAGTTGCCGGCCGTGTGCGGGGCGATGACGACGTTCGGGAGCGTCCACAGGGGGGAGTCCTGCGGCAGGGGCTCGACCGCGAAGACGTCGAGCGCGGCGAAGCCGACCCGTCCGTCGCGCAGTGCGTCGACCAGCGCGTCCTCGTCGATGACGGTCCCGCGACCGACGGACGCGAGCGTGACCCCGGGGCGAACGGCCGCGAGGAGGTCGGCCGAGAGCAGCCGCTCGGTCGCCGCCGTGCCCGGGAGGGTGTTGACGATGGCGTCGACCTCGCCGATCACCTCCGGCAGCTCGTCGGGTCCGAGCACCCGGGCGATCCCGTCGACCGCGGTCGCCTCGCGCGCCACGCCGTACACGCGGGCGCCGAGCGCGACCAGCTTGTCGGCCACGGCCGAGCCGATGCCGCCGAGGCCGAGGACGAGGACGGTCGCGTCGGAGATCTGCTCCATCGGCCAGCGCCCGGCCCACTCGCGCCGGGCCTTGAGCTCCTGCAGGCGCGGCAGGTGCTTGGCGCCGGCGAGCAGGCCGAAGACGGCGAACTCGGCCAGCGGTCCAGCGTGCACGCCGGCCGACGTCGTGAACGCGACCCGGCGCAGCTCCTCGGCCGTGAGGCCCGCGGCCTTGACCTGTGCACCACCGCCGGCCGCCATCACCTGGACCCAGCGCAGGCGCGGGTTGGCCCGGACCGCGCGCCGCAGCGCGGCCGGCCGCACGTCCGGGATGCCGTAGAGGACGTCGGCCGAGTCGAGGAGCGCGTCGAACGCCGCCTGCTGCGCCGGCGTTCGCGACCAGGCCGGGTCGCCCTCGTAGTCGGCCGCCCATCGCTTCGGGGGCAGCAGCGACTGGTCGACGACGAGCTCGAGACGGGGCTCGCGCTCGCGGACGAGAGCGCACAGGTCGTCGGGCAGCGGCGTCGCGACGACGACGCGGAGAGGTGCTTCGGTCATGAGCGTCCTTCGAGATCGTGGGAGAGGGGGCCGGGGACGTGGCGCCCGGGTCGCCCGGCTCTGCTGCGAGCCGGCCGGCCCGACCGCGGAGCGAGCTGGCGGTGCGACGCCGACCCGGGGGATGGCTCGAGTCGTCGTCGCCCATGAGCTCGCGCACGTCGCGTCGACCACCGCCAGCGGGATGAGGCTATCACGATGTGGAACGCAAGACAGTGGACTGAACGGACCGGTAAAAAAGTGGCGACCCCGGTCCGTTGTGCCCCTGGAGTGCGAGAATAGGCCGGTACGCGAGGGTGGGGCGGGTGGCTCGTCCGGGCATGGGGCCCCCGCGGCGCGCCCGGGAAGGCGGCCCGGTTGACAGTATGCTGAACGCGAGTCAAGATACTGTCCACCGGGTGCGAAGCCAGCGTAGGTCGCCCCGACAGCTGCACCCAACGAAGCGATGCACCTTGAGACCCGTGTGGAGAGGGACATGTCCTTGACATCTGTGAAGCGGCGCACCTTGCGTGGCGCCGGAGCGGCGGCGGCGATCGCCGCAGCTCTCGTTCTGAGCTCCTGCGGGGGTGACACCGGACAGGGGAGCACCCCCCAGGGCAGCACGACCGGCGGTGACGACGCGCCGGCCGCCGGCGCCTCGTTCGTCTGGGTCGTCCCCGGCCTGCCGTCGACCACCGACCCCGTCGAGGGCGGCCCGCTGCCCCGCGTCATCGGGCCCGAGCGGGGCAGCCTGCTCGTCCAGTACGACCTCGCGGACGTCGCGGGGATGGGCTGCGACGCGCTCGCCCCGATCGACGCGCTGCGCGGCGACCTCGCCGAGAGCTGGGAGATCAGCGAGGACGGCACGACCATCACGTTCAAGCTCCGCGAGGGCGTCACGAGCTCCTTCGGCAACCAGCTCACGGCCGAGGACGTGAAGTGGAGCCTGGAGCGCAGCGTTGCTCTCAGCTCGACCAGCCAGCGCTTCCTCGCGCTCACCACCATGTGGCGGGAGCAGGACCCGATCACGATCGTCGACGACCACACGGTCGAGATCCACGTCGACACCCCCGGGTCGCTCGACGTCGCGAACCTCACGATGTTCTCCTGGATGATCTTCGACTCGACCGAGGCGAAGAAGCACGCGACGCCCGACGACGAGTGGGCGGCCGAGTGGCTCCAGAAGAACAGCGCCGACTTCGGTCCGTGGGCGTTCACCGAGGCCGACTGGCAGTCGACGCAGCAGCTCTCGATGACGCGCAACCCCAACTACTGGGCGGCCGACGAGTACGGGAACGTCGACCGGCTCGTCATCAAGGCCGTGCCCGAGGGCTCCAGCCGGGCGCAGCTCGTCACGACCGGGGAGGCGCAGCTCGCGACCGACCTCTCGGCGCAGGACGTCACGCACATCCAGGACGCGGCGTCGGCCCAGGTGCTCAACTGCCTCTCCGCCAACCGGGACACGCTCGTGCTCAACCAGGGCTACGAGCCGCTCGCCGACGAGCGGGTGCGACAGGCGCTGTCCCTCGCGCTCGACCGCGGACAGCTCAACCAGGGTGCCTACCTCGGCCTTGCGAACGAGCCGACGGACGGTCTCTCCCAGGCGTACGACTTCCCCCGCCCGACCGACGAGGCCGATCGCATCCGCTACGACGTCGATGCGGCGAAGGCGCTCCTGGTCGAGGCCGGGTACCCCGACGGGTTCCAGCTCGAGGTGACCTACAGCCAGTCGCGGCCGGGCCCGCAGGCGACGCAGCTCGCCCTCAACATCCAGAGCCAGCTCGGCGAGCTCGGGATCGCGGTCACGCTCAAGGAGGTGCCGAGCTCGACCCAGTTCAACTCGGCCTTCCTCGACGGGCAGTACCAGGCCGTCGTGTACCAGGAGCCGCCGGCGATCGCCGACCCGCAGTACTCCGCCACCCTGTACAACGCCTCGACGTCGCCGCAGAACACGTTCGGGTTCGACGACCCCGAGTACGACGACCTGTCGCTCCGGCTGCTCGAGACCAACCCCGGTCCCGAGCGCGACGAGCTGGCCACGCAGATCGCGGCGCTCACCGTGCGGACGACCCCCGTCGTCTACCTCGTCGACACCAACACGCAGTTCGTGCTCTCCACGACCGTCGACACCGCGACGATCCGTCAGCAGCCGGGCAACCGGCTGGAGCTCTGGCGGGCCGAGGTCGACGGTTAGCCCGGGAGGGACGACCCATCACCATGACCGACACTCAGACGACTCCGGTCGCTGAGCCGACGGCGCCCCGTGCCGGCCGCGACAGCGGCCGGCACGGGAGAGCCGTGCTCAGGATCATCATCGTCCGGCTCCTGCTCCTCCCGCCGTCGCTGCTCGCGGTGGCGACGATCTCCTTCCTCCTGCTCGCGATGATGCCGGGCGACCCCGCGGTGTCGGTGGCCGGCGGGTTCGCCACCCCGGAGGCGCTCGAGGCGATCCGGGAGAGCCTCGGCCTCAACGACCCGCTCCCCGTCCGGTACTGGAACTACCTCGTCGCTCTCGTGCACGGGGACATGGGCACGAGCTTCGTCTCGGGCGCGCCGGTGTCGCAGGAGCTGGTCCGCTACCTGCCGAACACCGTCATGCTCGTGACGTGCGGAATCGGCCTCGCCGCGGTCCTCGGCATCCCGCTCGGCATCCTCGCGGCCTACTACCGGGGCCGCCCGATCGACCGCGCCGCGCGCACCTGGATCACGCTCGCCCAGTCCGTCCCGCTCTTCATCATCGGGCTGCTGCTCATCTACGTCTTCTACTACCTGCTGCACTGGGCGCCCTCCCCGGTCGGGATCCTCGGGTTCACCGACGTCGACCCGCCCCGCGTCACCGGGTTCGTCCCGATCGACGCGGCCCTCGTCGGAGCCTGGAGCTCGTTCAGGTCCTCGCTCGCCCACCTGGTGCTGCCGACGCTCACGCTCGCGCTGGTCAACCTCGCCTTCTTCGGCAAGATCACCCGCGGGCTCATGGCGCGCGAGCTGTCCTCGACCCGCACGGAGTTCGCGCGGGTCCAGGGGCTGCGGGAGCTGACCGTCGTCAACTACGCCTTCAAGGCGGTCCGGATCCCGATCGTCACGTACGGGATGCTCATCTTCGCGCAGATCCTCGGCAGCTCGACCGTCGTCGAGCTCATCTTCGCCTGGCCCGGCGTCAGCCGCTGGGGCCTGGAGGGCGTGCTCGCGCTCGACATTCCCGTGGTGCAGGCGTTCGTGCTGTTCGCCGGCGTCACCACCGTCGTCATCTACCTGCTGCTCGACGTGATCGTCGCGCTGATCGACCCGAGGGTGAGGCTCAGTGACCACTAGGTCGGAAACCCACGACGACGTCGCGGCGGTCCCCGTCCCGGCGTCCCCCGCACGCTCGCGCTGGCGGTCGTTCCGCCTCACGATGAAGGGCCGCTGGCCGCTCGTGATCTCGCTCGCGTGGCTCGTCGGGATCGTCCTCGCGGGCCTGCTCGTCTCCTTCCCGCACGACCCGCTCTGGCCCAACCCGGCGGCGATCTCGCGCCCGCCGAGCTCGGAGTACTGGTTCGGCACCGACCCGAACGGGTTCGACGTGTTCTCCCGCGTGTTCGTCGCCGCCCCGCGCGACATCGCGCTCTCGCTGGGCGGCGCCAGCGTCGCGCTCGTCATCGGGACGGTGCTCGGCCTGCTCGCCGGCGGTCGCGGCTGGGGCGCCACCCTCATCGTGCGCGCCCTCGACGTCTTCCAGTCCTTCCCGCTGCTCATCCTGGCGATCGCGGTCATCGCGCTGCTGGGCAACCGGCCGTGGACCGTCATCGCGGCCATCGCGATCATCGACACCCCGCGGTTCGTCCGGCTCATCCGCAGCGAGGTGCTCGTGCTGCGCGAGAGCCGGTTCATCGAGGCGGCCACCGCGCTCGGCAACCCGCCGTCGCGCGTGCTGTTCCGGCACGTGCTGCCGAACGTCCGCGAGGTGATCCTCGCCCAGTTCTCCCTGTCGGCGGCCAACGCGATGATGATCATCACGACGATGGCCTTCCTCGGGGTCGGGGTGAACCCGCCGCACCCGAGCTGGGGGCAGATGGCGCAGGAGGGCGCCAAGGTCATCCAGATCGGCCAGTGGTGGGCGGCGGCCTTCCCCTGCATCGCGATCGCGCTCTGCGTCTGGGCGCTCAACTCGATCTCGGAGTCGCTGGAGTTCAAGGGCCGATGACGCCCGGCTCCGAGCACGCGGGCACGCACCGGCGCGGGAGGTCCCGCGTCGAGACACCAGCAGGGGAGAGATGAAGGGAAATGAACGAAGTGAGCGAGACGTACGGCGTCGAGGACGCCCACCTGGAGAAGGTCAAGGCGAACGTCAGGGACGAGCTGGAGATGCTCCGGTCCATCGGCGACGAGGGGCTGCGCGAGCACGTCGTGCTCGCGTGGGCCGTCGCGCTGTGCTGGAACGGGTTCGAGGCGATCAACGACATGCCCGGCTCGGCCCGCCCCGGCGCCCCGGAGAAGGGGACGCAGGCGCAGCACATGGACGGGACGGCGCGGATCGCGGTCGGGATCAAGGGCGCGATCGAGGAGACGCTGTCGGACCGGATGCCGTTCGACGACGACATGCTCATCGCCAGCGCCCTGTGCCACGACCTGGGCAAGCCCGTCGAGTACTCGGTGGCGAACCGCGAGCGCTGGGCGAAGAACCGCGTCCTGTACGGGCGCCCGTCCGTCCGGCACCCCGCCTACGGCGCGCACGTCGCGCTCACGGTCGGCCTCCCGGAGGAGGTCATGCACGTCGCGGCCGCGCACGCGGTCGAGGGCAA includes:
- a CDS encoding alpha/beta hydrolase yields the protein MALTIDDAATVRRTSPSPPASSAASDGTGRPLLVVLHGYGASERDLLPLWPHLGFDGETVFLRAPLALGPGAWAWFPLPSLEAIELPSLPAVREAADALLSWLAAHAAGRRVVLAGFSQGSTVALQALRTAPELVAGVVVLSGFVAGVGDAATAEDDARLAALDPRVPAFFGHGTADPVIPPVATELTGEWLTAHTDLVERAYPGLPHAIDGTELADVRAFLAGIA
- a CDS encoding MarR family winged helix-turn-helix transcriptional regulator, producing the protein MPESPDPRWLSDTELAAWLRLLAVVELLPGALDSQLRRDSSLTHFEYQVLAMLSETPGRTLRMSALAERTNATLPRLSHVVTRMAERSLVERSTSPEDRRATDVVLTDAGWDVLVDAAPGHVRTARESAFDALTPEQVDQLAAIAGAMLTRLDPEGHMSGPVDGCRAGVRTMGAEEER
- a CDS encoding DsbA family protein, yielding MTNSIPRVDFWFDPACPWAWMTSRWIVEVASQRDIDLHWHVMSLAVLNEGRDLPADYRAHIDQTWGPVRVVNAARVRHGEGVVGDLYTAFGTRIHLRKQSGDELIAGALADVGLESDLADYAASDELDESLRASHAEGIALVGEDVGTPIVAIDGKGYFGPVVTPAPTGEAALRLFDGLLLLTSVDGFYELKKTRTSGPILD
- a CDS encoding fumarylacetoacetate hydrolase family protein, whose product is MRIARLRTPAGPRHVVQREDAWVEVVSLTDHTPTGASHPLDGAHLLAPCEPVLVLGAAHNSGPEGRELPQQAFQKSARTVVGPGEPILREPGLGSLVVECELAVVIARSARHVRPEEVESVVLGYTVGNDVTLMDQTERDGLLLQAKNGEGFTPLGPWIETGWLGEEGARDVLDGGDVGMQTLVDGHVAADSSVARLGWTIREQIVHLTRYLTLGPGDVVLTGSPGTGAPVEAGQLARVRIAGIGELANPVELHPGAGRPTG
- a CDS encoding zinc-binding dehydrogenase, with the translated sequence MLAVVVHGAGDLRLEEREPVEPGPGEVQLAVAYVGICGSDLHYYRNGRVGAFEVVEPLVVGHEMSGTVVRDGDGVLAPGTPVTLHPATPGTPEPAILDRPSIWPGSRYLGSAATLPHTQGAAQSLVTVRTDQVRVLPDGLGLRTAALAEPLGVGLHAIRRAGGVAGRRVLVSGAGPVGLLAAGAAVALGAEVTVSDVLAHPLGLALRLGVDSVVDLTSAEPTPEGYDVVLECAGVPAALDTAVRSVRRGGVVVAVGMLPAQARPYTLAALVAREIDLRGSFRFDDEIDQAVELLAAHPSLASVVTDVFPAREAVAAFDRAVDPAVSSKVLLDLRAEEGPA
- a CDS encoding glucose 1-dehydrogenase yields the protein MTTTLSSAAPSPFDITGRTALVTGSSRGIGLTFARGLASSGARVAVHGIDAAETEAAAAALADETGAQVHAVTFDVTDAAAVRAGVADVEAALGSIDILVNNAGIQRRHPLVEFPESDLDAILAVNLKAPFLVAQRVAVGMIARGSGKIVNTASVQSQLARPSITPYSASKGGIVMLTRGLCADLAAHGIQVNALAPGYIETDLTRALVKDEAFSAWVTGRTPAARWGQVEDLVGTLLYLVSPAADFVNGQTIFVDGGMTAVV
- a CDS encoding IclR family transcriptional regulator; this encodes MRRENESENESNGAAPDAAERSLAPAVSRAMRVLDLLAQSPGEPVSLAEIARSLGAAKSSTSNVCTVLEESRMISRVANGYVLGRRTVELGGAYLTQFDQIKEFYRICAESPLLQRQLVQLAVLHDREVIYLARHEGRTPLRLTSGAGVGDRYPAALTAIGTALLATLDPAQVTELYDETTFPALTARSTRSLEQLHAKLALTRERGYAVDEGEVFPNVVGIAMAIPPRQSGDHAFGINISRIVPTDPPTLSREELDSVVETLRHAVSQLTNPMALGTDTHH
- a CDS encoding D-2-hydroxyacid dehydrogenase, with product MTEAPLRVVVATPLPDDLCALVREREPRLELVVDQSLLPPKRWAADYEGDPAWSRTPAQQAAFDALLDSADVLYGIPDVRPAALRRAVRANPRLRWVQVMAAGGGAQVKAAGLTAEELRRVAFTTSAGVHAGPLAEFAVFGLLAGAKHLPRLQELKARREWAGRWPMEQISDATVLVLGLGGIGSAVADKLVALGARVYGVAREATAVDGIARVLGPDELPEVIGEVDAIVNTLPGTAATERLLSADLLAAVRPGVTLASVGRGTVIDEDALVDALRDGRVGFAALDVFAVEPLPQDSPLWTLPNVVIAPHTAGNSDHEERLVAELFLDNARRFIDGEPMRNVVDTVEFY
- a CDS encoding ABC transporter substrate-binding protein; translation: MSLTSVKRRTLRGAGAAAAIAAALVLSSCGGDTGQGSTPQGSTTGGDDAPAAGASFVWVVPGLPSTTDPVEGGPLPRVIGPERGSLLVQYDLADVAGMGCDALAPIDALRGDLAESWEISEDGTTITFKLREGVTSSFGNQLTAEDVKWSLERSVALSSTSQRFLALTTMWREQDPITIVDDHTVEIHVDTPGSLDVANLTMFSWMIFDSTEAKKHATPDDEWAAEWLQKNSADFGPWAFTEADWQSTQQLSMTRNPNYWAADEYGNVDRLVIKAVPEGSSRAQLVTTGEAQLATDLSAQDVTHIQDAASAQVLNCLSANRDTLVLNQGYEPLADERVRQALSLALDRGQLNQGAYLGLANEPTDGLSQAYDFPRPTDEADRIRYDVDAAKALLVEAGYPDGFQLEVTYSQSRPGPQATQLALNIQSQLGELGIAVTLKEVPSSTQFNSAFLDGQYQAVVYQEPPAIADPQYSATLYNASTSPQNTFGFDDPEYDDLSLRLLETNPGPERDELATQIAALTVRTTPVVYLVDTNTQFVLSTTVDTATIRQQPGNRLELWRAEVDG
- a CDS encoding ABC transporter permease; this translates as MLRIIIVRLLLLPPSLLAVATISFLLLAMMPGDPAVSVAGGFATPEALEAIRESLGLNDPLPVRYWNYLVALVHGDMGTSFVSGAPVSQELVRYLPNTVMLVTCGIGLAAVLGIPLGILAAYYRGRPIDRAARTWITLAQSVPLFIIGLLLIYVFYYLLHWAPSPVGILGFTDVDPPRVTGFVPIDAALVGAWSSFRSSLAHLVLPTLTLALVNLAFFGKITRGLMARELSSTRTEFARVQGLRELTVVNYAFKAVRIPIVTYGMLIFAQILGSSTVVELIFAWPGVSRWGLEGVLALDIPVVQAFVLFAGVTTVVIYLLLDVIVALIDPRVRLSDH